The following is a genomic window from Mustela erminea isolate mMusErm1 chromosome 2, mMusErm1.Pri, whole genome shotgun sequence.
ACGAGTTTTCAACAGTGATTGTCACTCTTCTCAGTCAAGATCCTACCAAGATACTTATTTCCTCCTTATTCTAAACACTGATAAAAGCAACACTGATAATGCCCccaaataatacacacacacacacacacacacacacacacacaataacatATTTCAAAATCATAAATACTATGGATCATGGTGGGGCACAAGAAATATACACCAAAATATCAGTTGCTTCTTTTAGACTTTTCATGTAATTGAATGCCAAAATTCTCTACTTTGGGGTGATTGAGGTGCAACCAAATATAAAGCATAAGTTCATTTGAGTTCATAGAGTTGGTGATTTTTGAGGCAAAATGAAGACAACTGCAAATGAGATGAGGACTAATAtagtttttacaaaaaaaaaaaaaaaggaagaaaagaaaagaactcaaaGTAGATCTCAGAACATAGGTATAGAAGACAGGCTGTAAAATCACTCCAATTGTTCTAATCCAAAATTCACTCCTTGTGTAATCATCTCCTCTTGATTTTGTGGGTTGGAGAGTTGCTTCTAATCAAGAGAGTACATTGTTGGTATTGGGATGATAATATTGCATAACAGTATAACTTCCGTCATGCTAGAAGACTCTCTTTCTTGTTGGCTTTAATGAAGCAAGTTGCCATGTAGGGGAGGTCTACACGGCAAGTAGCTGAAGGTGGCCTCCAGCCAAAAGCCAGATAGCAGGTGCTGAGTCCAATAGCCCAAAGGAACTGACCCATGCCACCAATCACTTACAtgaatttggaaaaaacaaaaacaaaaacaaaaacaaaaaaaccttctcgGTTGTACTTTCTCTCAGActctaattctggtgaatgcccTAATGGCAGCCTTGTGAAGAGTCATGATATAAATGGATCTTCTTGAATTGTTGACACACAGaagttgtgagaaaataaatgggtaGTTTTCAAGCCAGTACatctgtggtgctttgttatgtAGTAATAGATAAATAATACAATCAGTATAACTACTTAAAGTCTTTGGACCTCAGATAACAGCTCTGAaacttagttattatttttacagGCTATGAATTTACAGAAAAGACTACATATTAATCTAGATAACTGAAGgctttataaaagaggaaaagtatgTTCTAGGACTTACAGAGTTATTCCGTAGAGGAAAAAATAGCATTAGCAAAAAATAACAGCgaaaatgtggaaagaaagtGTGAACCAAGTTGATGTAAAAAATTGAGTCACTGTAAAGCTATATACATTAGATATgtgttacatatatacatatatagtaaaaAATCATGCATCAGTATATTCCAAAATCATAAATACTACAACATATGTATCCTAGTGATAACTATTCCCTATTCTTTCCTTCCACTCAAAGCATTatttagatattaaatatttattcagaaccCAGCATACTATCTACCACTGCAGAATCACCACAAAATCAACCACAAAGAGTGGAGAAGGGTTGatttgagaataaaaagaaaatcatgtgtggttgcacaaaaagatggaagtaAGATATTGATGAGAATACTTCAGTGTTCTGGCTGATTCACAGATCATTTGtatcagaggaagagaagaagctaCTCTTCCATGTGACATTGTTATGCTGGACTCTCATTAGAAAACACATAACTCGTCAATAGTTTGGATTAAATCTTATGAAAAGGccattttcagatttaaaatactCAAATAGCAACAGATGAGTATGTTTCCATTTCATATTTCAGTTGCTCCTGAGCATGTCTTCAATAGAAACTGCAACTTGCTTTAAtcatagagaaataaagaataattcagggggaaaaaatctcccTATATTCCAAACTTAACTTCAAGAAACAATTGAAAAAATGGAAAGCTAGGTCCTTCTATGTTTGCATGATCACAAACTATTACTACATTCtatgttcttccttttcagaGGATACATGAATCTAAAACTGCTGTTACTGTATACTTTCAAGATGACCTGTTTTTAATGATACTTGGCTCATCAGAAAAAACATAgtacaaatagataaaataatgtgTATATACTCCCATAAAAATTTACTAgcagaagacatttaaaataattttacttcttcattgttAGCTCAATTTAATTTCATGATTTcacaaatgaaaggaagagagcCTAATTCTACctaaagaagtagaaaaacatatttgtacccattgttttaattttctattattagaTAATGCAAGTCAGTTGACTACTAAGTAATGCTTTAGGAGGCACATTTGAgaccatttcttttattcttcctttcacaGTAGTAACTCTGTGCTTGACTTAATTTAGTTTgcttataattaaaaaacaaatctcctGTACTTAATTACTTCTGTTCTCAGATTCCTCCTCTTAAGTAATTGTGTAATCAGTGATCAAGTGTATCAGGCTTTTAGAACAGTTTGATGTTTATAGGGTATTTGTACCACCTCATTGGGTGAGCTGGTCTGAATGAAGATAATAGGGTTGGTATTAGTTGACTGCAGCTCTGGATCAAtgctttcaatttattttaagggCTATAACTCTTGCTATTACACATAGTTGCCCCCACCTATTGGAGAAAAGTACATACTGCATTTCAAAGCATAGAATGTGATCCCTTTTTATCTGAACAATGCTTTTAAGAAACAATTTTGAGATCCAGGTATTTGGAAAGACTTACATTTTTCAACTGTTGCCGTGGAAAGGTATGATTGGAAGCCAGGAAAGACTTTCCTTGTCCTTCAGTTTGAGGATACTGCAAaccaagataattttaaaaaatataagatagGGTTATCTCTTGGCAGGTGAAAATATCATTTAGCTAAGCTTTCCTACACCTATGTTACAGATTAATAAATTTTTTGCTGCTATACTTCAAACCACATATTTTTGAGTGTGACATCTCAATTTTtaccatgttttaaattttattttagttcatcatgataagtgtactctttgaTCCTCATACCCtatttccccatcccccacctacctcctctctggtaaccatcacttttttctctgtagttaagtctatttcttggtttctctctctctccttctttctctctttttctttgctcttttgattcttgaattttttaaatagctgatgattttttcaaaattaaaaaggaaaggtaagcaaaagaagacaggaggagcacagaaataaaacatctgCAGGCCAAATTCAGCTCACCAAGGTGAAGTTGAGACAGGTCATCTAAACTAAAGATAATAAATGCCAGTTCTGTTAACACAGATGTTACTTAAGTAAAACTCTTTAGagttctttgctttgtttttagaaagtaaCCAACAACATATTTACCTTTAATGTGAAAATTCTGGGACATTCATATTCGAATCTTCAACTACTTTCTTGGCTCAAGATCTGTCATCTCTAGTTTTCCTTGGGAGCCCAGGTTAGTGACATCAATgccagaaataaatataaaggagcaagcaaaacaaaatctttctccAGTATCACAAGGGTTTGCTTCCCAGTCACATAAGAAGCAGAGAATCATTCCTCTTTATAAGTTCCAAATAAAACCTCTCCAGGCTACAGGATGCCAATTTACTAAGTCTTTCCATATACTTATTTTGATATGTCATCCTCAAAACATTTgcgtttttaaataatttttaattcttaaagaaatCTTTATCTGAATTTTTCAGTTCCTTTTAGTAGTCAaattaagcacacacacacaagaaaaccaGCAAGGCATTTAGATCCATTTTCTAATATTGCACCACATTCTATTAAGTGGCACTAATTGCATTGGGAATGAAAATTAATTGAGAAGCTCTCACTATCTTTGCATAGCTACTTGAACTTACACATTATCTTCGGAGTTCATTCTAAGTGAGCAGTTTTTTCACACTGTCTTCACAATCCATGACCTAATATGAACAAATGTATGTGTAATTTGCCAGTGCCTCACCACTGAAATGCTGTGATTCAATGTAGCCAAAGTacataaaaatgacaatataGTTATTTCCCAATTATCCCACAGCAGCAGAGTAACCAATGTTTCAATATAAAGTGTAATTGATTCCTAATTGCCGTACTTTCACAGAAAGGCCACAGTCCATAACTTCATTAAATAGTGAAAACACAAATAACTATTCATAAGGAAAGAATTAGCATATGCTATATGCTTATTTACTTTCTAATCTGTAAATGTTTTAGATTCTGGTCTGTGTAAAGGCTGCACAGTCTGCAATATGTCATTCAGATATTCCTCAGGGAACAGGAAATTTGCCCAGTGATGTTCAtttaggagggagaaaaaaaatattggctaTTTGATATTTGATGTGCTCTAGAGGGGGCTTCACCCAATTCCTGGATCATTTCCAAAACAGAGATATAGAACAAATATCCGAGTCTGTGAATTGAGGGCACCTTcactgttatatatatatactcaggCTTGTTAGGGCTCCtgtaaaagatagaaaagaagaaatgataaaatggtAGAGCATAGGGGAATAAGAGCTATCTACTGCCTAATGTGAAAAATGACTGAAGAGTGTAGGTTCTAATTGTGAGTGTTACTCAGATATTATTCTAGAAGGATCCTTGAGATAAAGGTAAGGCAACCTATATCtgtatattatgaaaaaaatgagcaaacaaaataGAAGGGATACAAAAGATATAATTAGTCCcactacaaaatatttatatgaagtttCCAGATGTTGACTTTTAATAGTGCTAGAGTTGATTTTCCTACCTTCACAGTGCCCTATTATAGAACTTTGTAAAGATGCTATGTTTGGTTACCTATAACTTAGTAAAATGCTTCAAATGATCTGCAACTGTTAAACtacaatgtaatttaaaatatttatattaggaACTATTTGAATGATAGTGATAAAATATACTTGCTGAATGGAAATAACCAGCATTTTAATGTATAGCTGCTCCCTGAAGTAAACTCACATATGACAATATGTCATTGACTAaaaatattatatctatatacTTGTCATTTTTGGAGGTTCTTGAAAGTCCATATTAACTACCATAAAATTGTAcaaggaagggcacctgggtggctcagtgtgttaagcctctgccttcggctcaggtcatggtctcagggtcctgggatcaagccccacatcacgttctttgctcagcagggagcctgctttcccctctctttctgcttgtctctctgcctacttgtgatctctctctctctctctgtcaaataaataaataaaatattttttaaaaattgtacaaggaaagaaaaatgtactgTATAAAAGCTCAGTGTACATGTATCTGCTATACTGAATTAAATATATGCTagacaagaaacagactcatctGCTTGTCCCATGTTCTTTCTATGGTATGGTAATTTAGGAAATAAGCATTAAGAAGGCATGAGAGGATACTTTTGGTGTCCTGACCAAATTCCCTTAGTGCACACTTTGCAGGTTCGTGTGTTCAAACCCCCAGCTACTGGATGTGTTAGCAACTAAAACCTCAGAGCAACttatttctctgaagaattcTCCTTGGTCCCTTCATATGGGAGTTTATGAATCTTCCTGCCTAGTAGACCTTGGCCAAAGACTGAACGTCAGACCCATTGTCACGGGTGTGAATAACATTATAGTCTAATTTGTGCTTCAGAATAAAGCTAGTTTCCAGCTaagttttcattcttccttaaCAACTTCTCTGGCTTGTTGCAGTTCCTTCACTCCCCTTATCCTAACAATACTTCCCCAATAAATAACAGTATAAGAATCCCCACTTCAGTCACTTCTAGGAAATTCCACCCAGGAACGGGCTTGGTCCTAGAGTAAGGAGTGGTCCTAGAACAGGTGTTCTAAGAATGACATCTAGAGTTGGTTTATTTACTGACCGTATGAACTTGCATGTCCCATCACAGTGGCAAATGATGGAGGGATAGGTCCTATTTCACCATATCTACAGTGGACTGGGATGACAAATAGGTGGGGGCAAATATACTTGGTGAGGCAATGTCTCCAGCATTTAATAGtgtgatgaaaaaagaaaataaaagaacgtCAGAATTGCATACTTGTTGTTAAGCACCACTGATAACACTAAAGAGAAAAAACGACAGGCTCACATCTATTAATCAATACCTTAAAGTAAAGATAGAGTTACACAGATTTCTTGCCAGCATTTCAAAAGAATCTTACCTCCTGAAGTCCCAGGGCAGGACCACTAAATTTAAGCCTGGGACTTAAATGAAAAAGCGGAAGAACTTCAGAAAATCCTGAATTCTTAGCCTCAGAACGTCTTCTATGCAAGGCTGTGGACTGGCATGGAAGTAATAAAACCCAGAGATTTTGAAAGAAGAATCTCTGTTGgtgcatttgaaaattttaaattttgaggttCTTCTGAACTCTTAGGACCAACTCCATCTTCTTGGCAGATCTATCCCCTTTCCTAACTGTTTGCTTCAAACAATGTAagaacttcaaataaaaaaagaatgtacaagACAATCTTTGCCCTCTTTAAGATAGACCCCCAATGGCCCTCCTGTCCAACAGACTATTTTTCCAGtgttactgagatataattgaaattGTGTAAGTATAAGATGTACAATACAATGATTTGATGcacatataaatttcaaaataattgctGCGGTAAGGTTAGTCAGAACATCCCTCacttcacataattatcatttttgtgtgttgtgaGGATGTTTagaatctattctcttagcaacttataaatataaagtgcagtattattaactagagTCACCATACTGTgtattagatcctcagaacttactcatcttgtacCTGGACATTTGTACCCTTTAACTAACAACTCCCATTTCCTTATTTCCCAGTCCCCGGCAACCActattctattctctgtttctgtgagttctgtctttttaaattgtatgtaAATACAAGGAAGATACTTACAACAGACTTAATATGGGTAAAATCTCGGTATAATTCAAGCAGAAAATAGTGGACCTAATCAGTATGAAGAGGTTTTAAATGTCAAAGGAGCTGCAGGCTCTGGTTTATATGTGCCGGCAGAAAATGGGAAGTAGGCCTGGAAGGAATCTGGAGGGTACCAGCAggtggaaaaatataaaactgggtAAGAAAGTTTGTCCATATTGGAGAACTCTCTGGTGACAAAGAATTTAATACTCTCCCAAGGGATGATCTGAATGCTTGGATAATATGTTAGTCTTCATTAACTAGAGATGCCAGAGCTGCCTTGGTATTAtattgataaatgaattaaaaaaaatcagaaaagtgcCATGCTATAGCAGGTTTACTATCTATGGCCAAAGCAATCTATTTATCAGGGAACtgcaaaccacaatgagatacatcTTACACCTCTTAGAATAACTGTTGTTAAAGACAATAAGAGATAACAAATTCTGGTTGAGGTTGTGAGGAAAAGGGGACACttatgcactattggtgggaatataaagtggtacagacactatatatatatatacacacatatatacatatatacacatacatatatatacacacatatatatgtatatatatgtatatgtgtgtgtgtgtgtgtgtgtgtgtatatatatagttgtttACAGTTTAAAGGTtccacacaaaattaaaaatagaactaccatatgacacAACAATTACACTTCTATGTATTTagctgaaggaaattaaaacaggatattgaagagatatctgcactcccatgctaatgatatatatataacatataatgtaatatgttattatatttattatatactgtatgcattttataatgtatatatatatatatatatatataatattcagtcataaaaaagaaggaaattcttccactagcaacaacatggatggatcctgAAGTCATCGTTCGTAAGTGCAttaaggcagacagagaaagacaaatattctatgatatcagttatatgtggaatctaaaaacatcaaactcatagaaacagagagtagaatggtagttgccaggatctgaggggtgggggaaatgggaagacgTTGGTCAAAAAGTACAACTTTCAGttgtaagatgagtaagttccaGGGATCTAATGtaaacatggtgactatagttaacaatattataatatatacttgAAACTTGCTACAAGAGTAGAGCTTTAATATTCTCACCATAACCACAACACAATGGTGATTAAACTTACATGATATTgcatatcaattatatttcaatatagctggtaaaaaacaaatattatatatgtatcaaaAGCTAATATATTCCTTGAGAGGGCCCAGAGAACAGTCTATTTACTAAAGTAATTAGAAATATGttggtgaggggcacctgagtggctcaatggattaaagcctctgcctttggcttaggtcatgatccggggtcctgggatcaagccccacattgggctttctgcactgtggggagtctgcttccctctctctctctgcctgctctctgcctacttgtgatctctgtttgtcaaataagtaaataaaatctttaaaaaaaaaaaaaagaaatatgttggtGAAGGCAACATCATTATTTAAAACTGAGGACTGGTTTCTTTAAAGGTAAGGGTTGGAAGCAGAACATGCAGATATAGAACTGAAATCCCTagtatctatatacatatacacatacataaacacattaCTGAGAACCCCAGTATGTATACAGATAGATACTGGGGTtctcagtatatatatatatatatatatatatatatatatatatttgatgattttgatgatgaggaagctgaagaaaaGGCTCCAGTAAAGAAATCTGTACGAGATACTCCAGccaaaaatgcacagaaatcaaacCAGAATGGAAAAGACTCAAAACCATCAACACCAAGAACAAAAGGTCAagaatctttcaaaaaacaggaaaagactcCCAAGACACCGAAAGGACCTAGTTCTGTAGAAGACATTAAAGCAAAAATGCAAGCAAGTATAGAAAAAGGTGGTTCTCTTCCCAAAGTGGAAGCCAAGTTCATCAATTATGTGAAGAATTGCTTCCGGATGACTGACCAAGAGGCTATTCAAGATCTCTGGCAGTGGAGGAAGtctctttaagaaaatagtttaaacagtttgttaaaattttccatcttatttcatttctgtaacaGTTGATATCTGGCTGTCCTTTTTATAATGCAGAGTGAGAACTTTCCCTACCGTGTCTGATAAATGTTGTCCAGGTTCCATTGCCAAGAATGTGTTGTCCAAAATGcctgtttagtttttaaagatggaACTCCACCCTTTGCTTGGTTTTAAGTATGTATGGAATGTTATGATAGGACATAGTAGTAGTGGTGGTCAGACAAATGGAAATGGTGGGGAGACAAAAATATACATGTGAAATAAACtcagtattttaataaagtagcaaaaaaaaaacaaatatatatatattatttgaccACTCCTCCCTAAAAGGACTTAGGTACCACACAATGGAAGGGGGACTACCcagatattttaaagtgttttgaatTGTATCTGAATTGACTCTGATATACAGAGATGCAAAGCACCATTCTGCTCCTCATTATACTATGGGTATCAAAGCATTCAATAATAATGGATTTATAACCAACATCTACTTTATAATGTGTCCAGTAGATCCACAAGCCTATCTAGTAGAACTCTCCCTGGTTCCTGAACATACCATTGAATCTGGCATACTAAGCTTTAAcaaaaactctcagattgttgtATTCTATTACAATGCAGTCCAAAGAGACCTGAACCATCTAGAAACTGCAAAGCATCACCTTGGTCCACTATATTAATGATATCATATTAATTAAATCTATGAGCAACAATCATGAGAACTTGTGATACTTTATAAAACATGTGCCCTCAAGAGGTGAGAAATTAAGCACTGTGAAGATTCAGGGACTTATCACATTGAGGACATTTTTAGGAGCACACTGGTACAGGAATTTGGGAACCTATAACATAAAGGACTAGTCATTATATCTTATAGCTTTCACCACTAAGAGTGAAGCATGTTTGGTAGGCTTCTTTGGCATATTCTACATGTGGAACTATTGCTAACATCAGATTTACATAGAAGGTTGCTAGCTTCGAGTGGGGTTTGGAACAAGAGAAGATTTGGCAGCAGGTCTAGGTGGGTGGACAAGCAGCCTTATTTCTTGGGCCAAAGGACCTGACAGATCCCATCATACTGGAGCCTTCGAAGGTAGCAAAAGGGACTGCCCTCTTCTTTTAAAAGCTCCAGAAATAGGGTTGTCACATAGATCCTTGGTGTTCTGGAGCAAGGCCATGCCATCTCTGCTAGGGAACTATGGGGTCTACTCTATGTAACAGGGTGCTCCTGGCATGCTAGGAAGCAAACTGAGCATCTAGTTCTGGGATATTGAGGGATCATGCCTTTAGAACTGACCATGATAAATCAGGTACTCTCACACTCATCAATTGTGGTGTAATTATTCACCATAGAAACAAGTAGTATACACCAAGTACTGTGGGTAGGTCACAGAGATAAAACTGTGACCCCATTTCACTGTACTTCTGTTACTATATGTAAAATACTGGAAATGTCAAGGGTCACTGGATAGTTTTAGTCCTTCTAAGTTGACTCTATTTatcaccactttaaaaaaatctattattttacattttacacatTCATATAGGAATATCtcttcatatatgtatgtgtgtacatatatatacacacatgtgcacatattcatacatacacacacacacacacacacacatatacacactaaataaataataaatttaaggtCCAAAATATATATTGTTCTCTTACTTTGATTGAGTAGATGATTCTATGCATCAGTTAAATTCCTTTCCaaactttaaataatataatgcaaTACTGTAGTATTCAGTATTATTATATTTCATCTGATTGCCCTTTCCTTAGGAAtagcctattttttttcttttatatatttatcttactAGAAAGACTATCTTCTCAGCAGGATGTTTATCCTTTAAATctaaagaataatatataatatttaataaatataaatataaatatatattttttcaatttattttcctctAGTCTTCCTTTGGTTATATCTTGTCTCCACCATCTTTCTTTGTGGTTCTTAAACTTCAGCTACATAGATCTATCTTCCTGTGTTTTAACTGTTGACATCATATTTACtagtgtttatctttttctctgccttctgaaAGGTTTCTTCATGTTTAGTATCAAATCACATGCTTAATCTTCTATCCCATAAAGTctattattttgtctatttaatattttatttttttaaagattatatttatttatttgatagagctaGCAAGAAAGCATAACCcaaggtgtgggggtggggaacagagcgagagggggaagtaggcttcccctctgaacagggagccagatttgggggttccatcccaggacctgagatcatgacctgagcataagacagatgcttgactg
Proteins encoded in this region:
- the LOC116582141 gene encoding nucleophosmin-like → MEEDLRLISDFDDEEAEEKAPVKKSVRDTPAKNAQKSNQNGKDSKPSTPRTKGQESFKKQEKTPKTPKGPSSVEDIKAKMQASIEKGGSLPKVEAKFINYVKNCFRMTDQEAIQDLWQWRKSL